In Bacillus sp. S3, the sequence GTGTAGGATACCGTTTGAATATCTGTAAGTAAACAAAGTAGAATAGCATCAACGCGCCAATCATGCCGATCGTGATCGATATCCAAGCATCTTGTTTCGCTTGCATTCCCATTCTTGTAACAATTCCGGTTCCCAATTGAAATAGAAACATGAGAGAAAATAGTTGCTTCGAATCAATCTTCGCGTTTTCCATTTCGTTAATTCCTTCCCTAAAAACAAAAATTTCATTTATTATTTTTATCTTCATGCTGGTAAATTAAACCTACTACTTACGTCATCTTCTAATAAATAAATAGGAAGGCTCCATTTTTATTGAATATGCTTATTTTATGAGGAAATAATAACGTTAAATAATAGTAGGAATAAGAGGGAATAACCTTGAATTTTTTTAAAATGAAAAGTAAAAATAAGATTAAAAACAAGTGGGCAGATTTACAACAGAAGGCAAATAACCAACCAGTTCAGCCGAAGGGATCCTCAGAAGGTAATGAATATTTAGAACGGAGTTTAACGGATAACATTCAAAAGATTAAAGAACTATTTGGAAACAGTGATGATATTATCCTGAGGGAAATTAGAATTGGTCAGGGAGATAAAATCAGAGTTTGCATCATTTTTACAGACGGCTTGGTTGATAGTCAATCTACTCAAAACTTCATTATGGAAACGTTAATGATTGATTTTCGAACAGCCGATGTTGAAAAAGAAAGACGCACTGGAGAAAATCTTTTACCCTATTTAAAAGAAAGTGTATTAACAGTCGGAGACATTCAAGATATTGGTGATTTAACCAATCTGCTGGATTCCCTTTTAAATGGAAAAGTCATTCTTTTATTTGATGGATATACGGAAGGCTTTGCAATTGAAATGAAGGGCGGAAAAGAACGGTCAGTAGAGGAGCCTACGACTGAAACGACGATCAGGGGACCACGAGAAGGATTTACAGAAAATATAAGGGTCAACACAGCGTTACTAAGAAGGAAAATTAGAGATCATAACCTATGGATCGAATCCAGGAAAATTGGAAAAGTATCAAAAACTAACCTCTCCATCATGTATATAAAAGGTATTGCCAATGAGAAAATTGTCAAGGAAGTGCGTAAAAGGCTTGATCGCATAAAGATTGACAGTGTTTTAGAATCTGGTTATATCGAGGAATTAATTCAGGATGGTATTTGGACACCTTTTCCTACCATGTATCATTCGGAACGACCTGATGCCATCGCTGCCGATCTGTTTGAGGGACGTGTTGCCATCCTCGTTGATGGCACTCCTTTTGTTATAACAGTACCTGTCATGTTTTCGCAGTTTTTACAATCACCCGAAGATTATTATAACCGGGCAGATATTACAACGCTTCTTCGTATCTTGCGTTATGTTGGTTTTATTATCGCATTGTTAGCCCCTTCTTTCTATATTGCTATTACAACCTTTCATCAAGAAATGCTGCCAACACTATTGCTGATTACTCTTGCTGCCCAGCGGGAAGGTGTTCCGTTTCCAGCTTTTATTGAAGCACTTGCGATGGAAGTAAGCTTTG encodes:
- a CDS encoding spore germination protein, with protein sequence MNFFKMKSKNKIKNKWADLQQKANNQPVQPKGSSEGNEYLERSLTDNIQKIKELFGNSDDIILREIRIGQGDKIRVCIIFTDGLVDSQSTQNFIMETLMIDFRTADVEKERRTGENLLPYLKESVLTVGDIQDIGDLTNLLDSLLNGKVILLFDGYTEGFAIEMKGGKERSVEEPTTETTIRGPREGFTENIRVNTALLRRKIRDHNLWIESRKIGKVSKTNLSIMYIKGIANEKIVKEVRKRLDRIKIDSVLESGYIEELIQDGIWTPFPTMYHSERPDAIAADLFEGRVAILVDGTPFVITVPVMFSQFLQSPEDYYNRADITTLLRILRYVGFIIALLAPSFYIAITTFHQEMLPTLLLITLAAQREGVPFPAFIEALAMEVSFEILREAGLRMPKAIGQAVSIVGTLVIGSAAVDAGFVSAAMVIVVAITAIASFIVSNYELSIAIRMLRFPFMAIAASFGLFGIIVGLIALVLHMCSLRSFGVPYMAPFGPFIKEDQKDAIFRFPRWAMGTRPRLISQTNITREDTPAPKPEQK